TCCTCTCGCCGGCACCATTTTTAACTGCAAATTGTGGAACCGTGGTGTAGTTGGCCTAACATGCCTGCCTGTCACGCAGGAGATCGCGGGTTCGAATCCCGTCGGTTCCGCCATTTTGTATTTTAACTGGCTCATTTACATGGCTCGGTAGCTCAGTCGGTAGAGCAAAGGACTGAAAATCCTTGTGTCGGGGGTTCGATTCCCTCCCGCGCCACCATATGGAGGCTTAGCGAAGTGGCCAAACGCATCAGACTGTAAATCTGCTCACGTACGTGTTCGGTGGTTCGAATCCATCAGCCTCCATTCCTTTTTATGAGCCATTAGCTCAGTTGGTAGAGCACCTGACTTTTAATCAGGGTGTCGAAGGTTCGAGTCCTTCATGGCTCATCTGAAAGCAAACTCAAGTCATCACCATACGGTGGTGGCTTTTTTTGTATGATAAGAATTTGCAAGGGTTATTTTGTCACTCAGGGTTCAGATGGGGTGTGCCGCATCTTGCGGCAAAATATGATAAAATAAGCGAAAAAGCAAAAGTGGTGGAGAATGGTGACGATGGATAGTGAGGTTTTGCGTCAAAAGCTGGAGCAACTCACCGGAAAGCGAACCGGCATTAAGCAGCTCGGAAGACAGCATTCAGCTTCACTTTTTGGCATAGGTGCAGATCAAGATCAGGAGCAGCCGGTAATTCATGAGGGGTACTTATGGATTCCCCTGTATGACAATGACAGCCGTGTAACGGCGGTGTGGGTAGAGACCGAAGGGCTGTCGCCCCTTGAACTGCAGCTGGTGAATTACGCCGGCCGGAACTTCGCGGTCGCGCTTAAGGCCACCGGGCTTAAGGAAGAAGGAGAGATGGAGGCGCGCCAGCTCAGCGGATGGCTGAATTCACAGCTGGAGCAGGAGAAGGACGATGCCGAAATTCCGGATGAGGTCTCTCTGAAGGGCCGGCTGTTCGGCGAGATGATTCCGTTCATGCTGGTGAGCGAGAATGTCCATAACCCGCAGATGACGTACCGTTCATTAATGAAGCTGCTGCGGAGCTATTTCGAGAATGAGGTTCTGCTGGTTCCTCTGCAGGACAAGGAATGGTTAATATTAGCCCGTAAGGAACTGCTTACTGGCGGAGATGATAAAGAGGACGAGGAAGAAAGTGCAGAGGATCTGCTGGCCCAGACGGCCATGGGTCTGCATGAACTGATTGCCAGCGAATGGGTTGGCGTCTTCCACCTGGCGGTATCACCGGCCATTATTCCGGTCAAAGGGCTGACAGGTGCGGTAGCGCTGCTGCGGGAGACGATTGTTCTCGGCCGGATTTTCCAGGTGGGTGATTATATTCATCTGCCGTGGGAGCTGCATATGGAGCGGCTGGTGAACAGTATTCCTGATGAGCGGCGCAGACAGCTCCTGGGCCAGATCGGTGATTATACGGCGGTGCTGGCGGATAAGGAAATGCTGATGACACTGGAGACTTTTTTTGAAATGGACTGTAATGTCAGTGAAACGGCCAAGAAGCTGTATATTCATCGAAATACGCTGCTGTACAGGCTGGACAAGATCAAACAAGAGACTGGAGCCGATGTACGGAGCTTCGGAGATGCCGCGATTGTGAAGCTTGCTATGTTATTGTATAAAGTGACGAAAAGAAAATAGGTTTTTTGTGAACCATGCAAATAGCCATCTGTCCGGCTGTGGGGTAAGATAGGTATACAAGAAAGCGTTTGATTTCTAATCCAATATTAGACTTGAGGGGGAAATACAATGGCAGGCGTACGTTTAGAGCATATTTTCAAAAAATACCCGGGTGCCGATAAAGCAACAGTAATTGATATCAATCTTGATATTAAAGATAAGGAATTCCTCGTACTGGTAGGTCCTTCCGGTTGCGGTAAATCCACAACCCTGCGTATGATTGCTGGCCTGGAAGAAATCTCTGAAGGTAAAATGTACATTGGTGACCGTGTAGTGAATGACGTGGCTCCGAAAGACCGCGATATTGCGATGGTATTCCAATCCTACGCCTTGTATCCTCATATGAGTGTATATCAGAACATGGCCTTCGGTCTGAAGCTGCGTAAAGTGAAGAAAGAAGAAATCGACAAGAAAGTACGCGAAGCTGCCAAAATCCTCGATATCGAGCATTTGCTGGACCGCAAACCGAAAGCCCTGTCCGGTGGTCAACGCCAACGTGTCGCTCTGGGCCGTGCAATCGTCCGTGATCCGCAAGTCTTCCTGATGGATGAGCCGCTCTCCAACTTGGATGCTAAACTTCGTGGTCAGATGCGCGCTGAAATCACTAAGCTGGTGAAACGCCTTGAAACCACTTGTATCTACGTAACGCATGACCAGACAGAAGCTATGACGATGGGTGACCGTATCGTAGTTATGTACGATGGTATCATCCAGCAGGCTGCTTCTCCTGAAGAGCTGTACAATGAACCTACGAACCTGTTCGTAGCCGGATTTATCGGTTCCCCTACCATGAACTTTATCAACGGTACACTGTCCGAAGTGAACGGTTCTGTCCGCTTCCGCGCTGAGAACCTTGATGTTGAAGTTCCTGGCGGCAAAGCTACACTGCTGCGCAACAAAGGCTACATCGGCAAGGATGTAATCATGGGCGTTCGTCCAGAAGATATCCATGAAGAGCCGGTATTCCTGGAAGCTTCCCCTAACACAATCTTCACTTCGATGGTTGATGTTACGGAGAACCTGGGTCATGAAATGCTCCTCTACTTGAGCGGTCTTGGCGCTAACACTGTCATTGCCCGTGTAGACGGACGTTCCACTACCCGCGAAGGCAGCAAGCCTAAGCTGGCGATTGATATGAACAAGATCCACATCTTCGACAAAGAATCCGAACTGAACGTACTGCTGGGATAATACCCTTGCATTACTAATAGAGTCTATAATGAACAAAGCCGCCTGAGAAGGCGGCTTTTTCATGTTGAGATCATGAAGGGTGAAGGGTGCGGCCGAGGGGTTTAAGATTGCATTCACCGGCATTATCCATTAAGATAGCAGGAGAATTACCTGTTGCTGGAATGGCCAGACTGAGGACCAGCAGGCGGGGAGCGGCGCTTGACCGCAGGTGACGAAAGGACGGAAGATATGGCTAAGAAGGTAAAGGTATCCGAGTTGGTGCAGCATTTTCAGTTAGAGGTAGTATCCGGGCATGAGGGACTGAAGAGACCGGTCACGGTGGACGATCTGAACCGTCCGGGACTGGAAATGGCCGGTTATTTCGAATATTATCCCGAAGAACGTGTGCAGCTGCTGGGCAAGACTGAGCTGGCCTTCTTCTCCATGCTCTCCGAAGAAGAGCGGAAAGAGCGGATTCGCGGAATCTGCAATGATAATACGCCATGTATTGTAATTACAAGAGGGCTGGAGGTTCCCCAGGAGCTGGTGGACATCAGTAATGAGAAGGGGCTTCCGGTGCTGCGCAGCGCGATGGCGACGACGATTTTCTCCAGCAGACTGACCAGCTTCCTGGAAGGCAGACTGGCACCGACGGCAACCATTCACGGTGTTCTCTGTGATGTCTATGGGGTAGGGATGCTGATTACCGGCAGCAGCGGTATCGGTAAAAGTGAAACGGCACTGGAGCTTGTAAAGCGCGGCCACCGTCTGATCGCCGATGACGCGGTGGAGATCCGCCAGACCTCGGATAATCAGCTGCATGGTACGGCCCCGGAGCTGATCCGGCACCTGCTCGAAATCCGCGGTGTTGGAATTATCAATGTCATGACCCTCTTTGGCGCAGGCGCCATCCGTAACCATAAGCGCATTACACTGGTCGTCAGACTTGAGGCTTGGCAGCAGGACAAGCAGTACGACCGCTTGGGACTGGATGAGGAGACTACCCGAATTATTGATACTGATGTGCCGCTGGTAACCATTCCGGTACGCCCGGGCCGTAACCTTGCGGTTATCATCGAGGTGGCTGCAATGAATTACCGTCTGAAGCAAATGGGCTTCAATGCGGCGCTGCAGTTCACGAATAAACTTACAGCCACTATCTCTGAAGACATGGATGATCTGGATTAGGAGGGTGAGAGCATGTTCTATTCATTAGCGATTGATCCGATTGTCTTCTCGATTGGATCTTTGCCTGTTCACTGGTATGGCCTAATCCTGGGGCTTGGCGCGCTGGCCGGGCTATACCTGTGTATACTGGAGGGCAAACGGTACGGTATTTCGCAGGAGTTCTTCATGGATATGCTGCTGCTGGGCGTGCCCTCGGCTATCATTGCGGCGCGGATTTATTTTGTAGCGTTCAAGTGGGAGGATTATAAGGACAATCTGTGGGACGTCTTTAAAGTCTGGAACGGCGGTATTGCCATCTATGGCGCGTTGATTGGAGCAGTCATCTGCGGAGTGATCTATTTCCGCTATAAAGGCTACTCGGCTTGGCGCCTCATTGATATTTGTGCACCTGGTCTGTTGGCGGGTCAAATGATCGGACGCTGGGGGAACTTCGTGAATCAGGAAGCTTACGGCGGCGTGGTGGAGGAATCGTTCCTGCGCGACAAGCTGCATCTGCCGGATTTCATCGTCAATCAAATGTACATAGGGGATGCCTTCCGTCACCCGGCCTTCCTGTATGAATCACTCTGGAGCCTGCTGGGCATTGTGCTGCTGTTCGTACTGCGGCGTCAGAAGTTTGTGCGTGCCGGTGAAATTTTTATGTCCTATCTCATATGGTACTCCATCGGCCGCTTCTTCATTGAAGCGTTACGGACGGACAGCCTGGCCTTCAACGGCAGCAGTGGGGCGGCCTCATTCATTAATGCGCTGTGGAGTCCGATGAAGTGGCTGGGCTTCGAGCAGGGGTATCTTGACCCGGCTTACGGCAATATTCGTGTCTCGCAATTACTGTCGCTACTGATTATTGTTGCGGCGATTGCCCTGATCATTATCCGGCGCGTTAGCGTCCGGCCGCTGCCTTATTATTCTGATCCGATTGTCAGCACCAAAGCAGCGGCAGCGGATGCTGTCGTTCCAGAGAGTGCAGCAGGCACGGCCGAGAAGGCACCACGGCCGGAGCAGCCGCTTCCAGAACCGAAGGAAGATAAGGAAACAAAGGAGTAGTTGAATTTAATGATGGAATGCGTGTTATTTGACCTGGACGGAACGATTGTGAATACCAATGAGCTGATTATTAACTCATTCATGCACGCACTGAAGGAGAATAATCTGCCTTCTCTAACCCGGGAGCAAATTATTCCGCTGATGGGAACTACACTCCAGCAGCAGCTAAGCTCGTTCTCCGGCCTGGAGGCGAAGGATATTAGTATGCTGGAGCGGTCTTACCGTTCGTACAACAATGCGCATCATGATGAGCTGGTCCAGGCTTTTCCCCATGTGAATGAGACGATGGAGGAGCTGCGGCGCAGGGGTATCAAGCTTGGGGTGGTGACCACCAAGATCCGGCCCAACACACTGAAGTCGCTGGAGCAGTTCGATCTGCTGAAGTACATGGATACGATTGTGACGGTCAATGATGTAACTCATCCGAAGCCGCATCCCGAGCCGGTTCTCACGGCCGTAGCCAATCTGGGCGTTGATCCGGCGAGAACATTGATGGTAGGCGACAGCGCGGTTGATATTCAGTCTGCCAAGGCGGCAGGAGTACGTGTAGCAGGGGTGGCCTGGTCGCTCAAGGGTGAGGATGTGCTGCGGACCTATGAGCCGGATTACATTATCCATGAGATGACGGACTTGTACACTATTGTGGAACAGGAGACCATGCAGCCGTGAGAAAGATAACCCGTTATCCGGTGGAGGGGCCTAATTCGCTCTGGCATATTTACCGTACGGTGAGCCCGTGGAAGGGTGTGCGCAATTTCATTTTTATTCAGATTGCCCGCTATTGCCCGGTCCTGCCGCTGAAGAACTGGATCTACCGCCGGGTACTCGGGATGAAGGTTGGCAAGCATACAGCGTTTGGGCTGATGGCAATGGTTGATGTTTTTTTCCCGGAGCGAATTACGATTGGAGAGAACTCCATCATCGGGTACAACACAACGATCCTGGCTCATGAGTACCTTATCAAAGAGTACCGGCTGGGGGATGTCGTCATCGGTGATCATGTCTTGATCGGTGCCAACACGACCATTCTGCCGGGGGTCACTATCGGGGACGGAGCGGTGGTCGCGGCGGGTTCGGTGGTGCATAAGGATGTGGCTGCCGGAACCTTCGTCGGGGGCAATCCGCTGCGTGAGCTGCGCTCGGCCTCTACGGAGTCACCCCTTGGCGAATAGTCTCTCGGTATACAGACGGGAACGGAACCCTGCAGTTTCAGATTGCGTGTATCTGCGCAGGAGCTGCGGGGTTTCTTGCGTTACCTGCCTGTTCAGGGCAGAATTGGCGGATGGAGCAACCTTTGAGGGTCAGACGAGTATATATTGGCGTAACACTATAGTGCACTTGGTGGGCTAATCAGGAGGAATGTTCATGCTTCAAAAGGAAAGAATTCCCCAGCTTGATATCTTTCGGGCAATTGCTATTTTTGCGGTTATCGCTATTCATGCTACTTCACGGACACTTGCGGAAACACTGGACACGTCTATGTTCGCTCCGTTCCTGTTCATTAATAAGTTCAGCCAGTTTGCGGTTCCTTCGTTTATTTTCCTGAGCGGATTCGTGCTGTTCTACAATTATATCGACCGCCCCCTGGGAGGGAAGGTACTGGCGAAATTCTACACCCGCAGGCTGATCTATATTATTGTGCCTTATCTGGTCTTCTCGGTGCTGTACTTTGCCCTGAAAATGACGGCCGGACATACCTGGGGTCTGCCTCTGCAGGAGCTTGCAGCGAAGTTCGGCAAATACCTGTGGACCGGCACGGCGTATACACATCTGTATTACATCATCATTATTATTCAGTTCTATGTGTTGTTCCCGCTGATGCTGTGGTGTCTGCAGAAGCTGCGGAAGCTGGCGGCATGGGCACCGGTTGCCGGGCTTGCGCTTCAGTGGGGCTTCGTGCTGCTGAACAAGTATATGGTGAACCACGGGTACTGGAAGCTGTCCAAGGGCAGTCTGGCCATCACCTATTTCTCGTATTTCCTACTGGGTGCGGCCATTGCGGTCTATTACAGCTCTCTGAAAAAATGGCTGATTCCATCCCGCGAAGGCTGGCGCTCCGGCAAAGGGGCCGGCTGGGTCGTGCTATGGCTTCTATGGGCAGCGGCTGGAATCGGGCATGTGGTCCTGTGGTATAACAATTATACGAAGAAAACAGTAATCAACAGCCTGTGGTATGAAGGCTTCTCGAACTTCCATGCCCTGCTCTCCTGTCTGGTGCTGTTCCAGTTGTCCTTCCTGCTGTACGGTGCAGGGCGCAGCCTGCTGACCCGGTTGCTGCTCTCGGCAGGGGCCTGCTCCTTCGGCATCTATCTGCTGCATCCGCTGCTCCTGTTCATGTACCGGAAGATTCCGTTCCACGGCGGATCTCTTGCCTACACGGCGGCGATTGCAGGCGGCTGGCTCGTAGCCCTGCTGGGCTCCTGGGTGGTGGTCGCGCTTGCCTTCCGTTATGTGAAGCCCGCTTGGATGGTGTTCGGCTCGGCACCGCAGAAGCCGGCAGCAGCAGCGAAGCCAACCGGGTCGTCCGTGAATTAATAAAAGCGCCTGCTGGCCGCATATCTTATGCGGCTGGCGGGCGCTTTTGGGCTATATTGAAGATTAATTCGTCTGCTCGCCGGCCTGCTCACGCTGGAACTCGGCAATGGCCTGATACTGGTCCTCCAGGCTGCGGAAGACGGAGATGAAGATCGGCAGCAGCTGCTTGTAGGCTTTGGCATGGGCGGTGACCGGCTCATGGCGGTGGGTGGAGCCGATCATGGGGAACACCGCATCGAAGGAGCTGATCCGGCCCAAGGCGTACAAGCCAAGGACAACAGCGCCAAGGCAGGAGCTCTCGAAGCTCTCCGGGACCACCACCTCCTGGTCGAAGATATCGGCCATCATCTGCCGCCATAGCTCAGAGCGGGCGAAGCCCCCGGTGGCCAGGATTCTGACAGGCTCACCGATGCATTCCTCCATGGCGAGCAGTACAGTATACATATTGAAGATGACGCCTTCCAGCACAGCGCGGATCATATGCTCCTTGCGGTGGTTCATGCTCAGGCCGAAGAAGGAGCCGCGGGCATCGGGATTCCACAGCGGAGCGCGCTCTCCGGTCAGGTAAGGATGGAACAATAGCCCATTGCTGCCCGGCGGCACCTGTGCGGCGATCCGGGTCAATACTTCATAAGGATCTATGCCCAGGCGCTTCGCCGTCTCCACCTCGGAGGCGGCGAACTCGTCCCGCACCCAGCGGAAGAGCATCCCGCCATTGTTCACCGGGCCGCCGATGACCCAGAGCTTGTCCGTGAGCGCATAGCAGAAGATCCGTCCTTTGGGATCGGTCAGCGGGCGGTCCACTACGGTGCGGAGGGCTCCGCTGGTGCCGATCGTTGCAGCAATTACGCCCGGCTCGATCGCGCCAACCCCCAGGTTGGACAGCACACCGTCACTGGCCCCCACCACGAACGGGGTCGCAGGCAGCAGCCCCAGCTCCGCGGCAAGTCCAGGCAGCAGCCCGCGCAGGATCTCGGTGGTCGGTACAGGCCGGGACAGGTGCTCGCGTGTGACACCGGCAATCTGCAGGGCTTCATCATCCCAGTCCAGCTGCTCCAGATTGAACATGCCTGTAGCAGAGGCGATGGAATAGTCGATAACATAGTCGCCGAACAGCTTGAAGAAGACATACTCCTTAATGGAGATGAACTTATGGGTCTGCTTGAACAGTTCAGGATGGTCTTCGCCAAGCCACATCAGCTTGGTAATCGGGGACATGGGATGGATCGGAGTCCCTGTGCGCATATACAGCTCATGTCCGTTCAGTTCATCCTTAAGCCGCGCCGCACTGCGGCTGCTCCGGTTATCTGCCCAGGTAATGCAGGCGGTCAGCGGGGCTCCTGAGGCATCCACAGCGATGACGCTGTGCATCGCCGAGCTGAAGGAGACCAGCAGGACCTGTTCCGGGGAGACACGGCTGTCTTGCATGACTGAGGCAATGGTATGGAAGACGGCCTTCAGAATCAGCTCCGGGTCCTGCTCGGCGACAGAGGGGGAGGGCTGGTGCAGCGGGTAGCCTTGATTACTCTGGGCCAGAATGGTTCCGCTCTCCTCAAAGAGAACAGCCTTGGTGCTGGTGGTTCCGATATCTACGCCTATCATATAGGAGGTACTCAAGCTGTCAGTCCTTCTTTCTGTTATGGAATAGCTCTCTAATTACCTTCATTATATGCGCCGCCTCTACCGGAGGCAAAAGGAACTCTTGCAAAAGAAGGCCAAGGCCATGGAAGTCTGGCTTCCGGCGCGGTATGATTGTAGTGTATTGTTGACGCCGCATGAGAGTCCGTGATACGATATTGCCACTACTTTACTTTGCTACCACTTTACCATGTTGAAGTGTTATGGAGAACCCTTCCTAGATTATCTGATGAGGTGAACATTGACGATGGCTAAGCCCAAGGGATTTGAAAAGCCTGCCGGCGTGAGGGATTATCTCCCGCGTGCGGTGACGAAGCTGCGCAAGATCGAGAAGGATGTGCTCTATTGCATGAGCCGCTGGGGTTACCGGCAGATGATTACGCCTACGCTTGAATATTACGATACGGTCGGTGTGGCCAGCTCCACATCGGACCAGAAGCTGTATAAATTGCTTAACAACCGGGGCCAGGCGCTGGTGCTGCGCTCGGAGATGACGGCCCCTGTAGCCCGTGTGGTCTCGTCTCTGCTCAAGGATGAGCCGCTGCCGCTGCGCCTGTCTTATCATGCCAACGTCTTCCGGGCAATTGAGGAGGAGGCGGGCCGGGAGGCCGAATTCTTCCAGACCGGGGTGGAGCTGGTCGGGGATGATTCGCCGGAGGCCGATGCCGAGGTGGTGGCGCTGGCAATTGCCTCGCTGCAGGCGGCAGGGGTGAAGTCCTTCAAGATTGCCATGGGGCATGTCGGCTTCCTGGACGGCCTGTTCCAGGAGGCGGTGGCCGGTCTGCCGGAGGCCCAGGAGGAGCTGAAGAGCCATCTGCTCAGCCGGGATTATGTCGCCTTCCGCGATACGCTGCGGCGGCTGGACCTGTCTGAAGCCCAGAAGCAGGAGCTGGACGGCCTGCTGCGGCTGCGGGGCGGCAAGGAGATCTGCGGCCAGGCGCTGGAGCTGAGCAGCCATCCGCTGGCGCGCGCATCCATAGAGCATCTGTGCAAGGTGTGGGAGGTGCTGGTGGCTTATGGCGTCTCCGAGCATGTGCTGATTGATCTGACAATGATCGGCGATTTCTCCTACTACACCGGCATGACCTTTGAGGGTTACGCTGCGGAGCTGGGCTTCCCGGTATGCAGCGGCGGCCGGTATGACAATCTGCTCCAGCAGTTCGGACGCCCGGTTCCTTCGACCGGCTTCTCGCTGAAGACGAACCGGATTCTCGATGGCGTTCCGGGGCTGCCGGAGGAGGAGGAGCTGCCGGTTCTGGTACAGTATGACGCCCTCCGGCGTCAGGAGGGGCTTGCTGAAGCCGCACGCTTACGGAGTGAAGGACATGCGGTGGTAACCCGGCTGGCCGCCGGACCGGAGGAGCTGAAGACGGTGAAGCGGCTGGATACGGACACGGTGGAGGCTGAGGGCGAGCGGTACGGGGAGATCTACACGTTCGTATCTTTTGTCAGCGAGCACGGTTGAGTGCGGCAGCGGGTTGTAATCTTGATACGGAATGCCTGACACGGAATGCTGGATATAGAATGCTAAATACGGAATACCTGACAAGGAATGCGTTAGAGCTGTACTGTTACTATAGGAGCGAAACACGAAACGGAGGCGGAATCGTTGGCACAGATTCTTAAGGTGGCCATGCCGAAAGGCCGGATATACAATAAAGCGGCAGAGCTGTTCCGCAAGGCGGGACTGCCGATTCCCCCGGACGGGGAAGAGTCGCGCAAGCTGGTGATTGCCCTGCCGGAGGCAGGGATGGAATTCATTCTGGCCAAGCCGGTGGATGTGCCTACTTATGTAGAGTACGGGGTAGCGGATATCGGCATTGTCGGCAAGGATGTACTGCTTGAAGAGAACCGTGATGTCTATGAGCTGCTGGATCTGGGCATCGCCCGCTGCCGGATGTCCATCATCGGGCTGCCCAACTGGCAGCCGGGCATTCAGCAGCGGGTCGCGACCAAATACCCGAATGTGGCTTCGCGGTACTTCCGCGAGCAGGGCCAGCAGGTCGAGGTGGTCAAGCTGAACGGCTCGATCGAGCTGGCGCCGCTGATCGGCCTGGCCGACCGGATCGTCGATATGGTGGAGACCGGCCAGACGCTGAAGGATAACGGACTGGTGGAGATGCAGAGCATCTTCGAGATCACCAGCCGGCTGGTGGCGAACCGGGTCAGCTACCGGATGAAGAACGGGGAGATTCAGCAGCTGTGCGACCGCCTGCAGAATGTTATCGCAGGGCCGGGGCTGCAGTTGAAATAGTGCTTGAAGAAGAGGCAAAAGGGGGAAGAGCGGTGAAGGTTCAATCCAGCAAGGATTTCAAGCTACAGCGTGAAGTGGAGTATGGCACGCCGGAGCAGAACAAGGCGGTGCGCGAGATCGTGGCAGCGATTAAGCAGGAGGGCGATGCAGCGCTGCTCCGCTACACGGAGCGCTTCGACGGGGTCACTCTGACGCCCGCGCAGCTGCGGGTGACGCAGGAGGAGCTGGAGGAGGCTTACAGCCGGGTAGAGGCGTCCTTCGTGACGGCCATCCGGGCAGCGGCCGATAATATCCGGGCCTTCCATACGCGGCAGAAGCGCAATTCCTGGATGGATCTGCAGCCGGACGGCACGATCCTCGGCCAGATCATCCGCCCGCTGAAGCGGGTGGGCGTGTATGTTCCCGGCGGCAAGGCAGCGTACCCGTCCTCGGTGCTGATGAACGTCATTCCGGCACAGATCGCCGGGGTGCCGGAGATTGTGATGGTGACACCGCCTTCGACAGGCGGCCGTGAAGGCATAGATCCTTATATTCTCGTGGCCGCCGCCGAGGCGGGCGTACACGAGATCTACCGCATCGGCGGCGCGCAGGCAGTCGCCGCCCTGGCCTTCGGCACGGAGTCAATCGTGCCGGTGGACAAGATCTGCGGGCCGGGGAACATCTTCGTGGCCCTGGCCAAGCGCGAGGTCTACGGCGCGGTCGACATCGACAGCATCGCCGGACCGAGCGAGATCGTCGTGCTCGCCGACGATACCGCCGAGGCCGCCTACATCGCGGCCGACCTGCTCTCGCAGGCCGAGCACGACGAGATGGCGTCGGCGATCCTCGTGACGCCGTCGCAGCGTCTCGCGGAGGCGGTGGCTGCCGAGGTGGAGCGGCAGCTTCAGGCGTTGCCGCGCGAGCCAATCGCGCGGGCCTCGGTGGAGAACTACGGCGCGATCATCGTCGTAGACTCACTGGCGGAGGGCATCTCCGTGGTGAACCGGCTGGCGCCGGAGCATCTGGAGATTGTGGCAGCGGACCCGATGGGGCTGGCCGGCGCGATTGAGAACGCCGGGGCGATCTTCCTGGGTCCGTACAGCTCGGAGCCGGTCGGCGACTACTTCGCCGGACCGAACCACATTATCCCGACGAACGGAACCGCCCGGTTCTCTTCGCCGGTGGATGTAGATGACTTCATCAAGAAGTCCAGTCTGATCTACTACAGCAAGGAAGCGCTGCTGCGGGATGGAGCAGCCATTATGGAGCTGGCCCGGCGCGAGGGGCTGGAAGGCCATGCCCGGGCGATTGAGCTCCGGCTGATGAACGAAGCGAAAGGTGGAGACGGAAATGGACAATAATAACGAACAGGCGCTGCGCAAGGCCGGACTGAGCCGGACAACCAACGAAACGGATATTAAGCTATCCTTGGCTGTAGACGGCAGCGGGGTGTCCGAGCTGGAGACCGATGTGCCGTTCCTGAATCATATGCTGGATCTGTTCACGAAGCATGGACAGTTCGACCTTGCCGTGCAGGCACGCGGAGATATTGATATTGATGACCACCATACCGTGGAGGACATCGGCATCTGTCTCGGACAGGCGCTGCGGGAGGCGCTGGGCGACAAAAAAGGCATTAAACGTTACGCAAGTGTCTTCGTCCCGATGGATGAGGCACTGGCCCAGGTTGTGATTGATATCAGCAACCGCCCGCATTTTGAATACCGGGCGGAGTATCCTTCGCAGCAGGTAGGCAGCTTCTCGACAGAGCTGGTGCATGAATTCCTGTGGAAGTTCGCGCTGGAGGCCCGAATTACGCTGCATGTCATCGTGCATTACGGGGCGAACACCCACCACATGATTGAAGCGGTGTTCAAGGCGCTGGGCCGGGCGCTGGATGAAGCGACCCAGGTGGATCCCCGCGTGAAGGGCGTGCCTTCCACGAAGGGAGTGCTGTAGCATGGCCGTAGCAATCGTCGATTACGGCATGGGCAACCTGCACAGCGTCAGCAAGGCGGTGGAGCGGCTGGGCTATACAAGTCTGGTCACCGCCGATGCCGCTGAGATTCTGGCGGCAGACAGCGTTATTCTGCCCGGGGTCGGTGCATTCGGCGATGCGATGGAGCATCTGCGGGAGAGCGGGATGGACACCGTCGTCCGGGCCGCCGCAGCAGCAGGACAGCCGCTGCTGGGTATCTGTCTCGGGATGCAGCTGCTGTTCGACAGCAGCGAGGAGCATGGCGAGCATCAGGGGCTGGGGCTGCTGCCCGGCTCGGTGGTACGGTTCGCGCCCCGGGACGGCTATAAGGTGCCGCATATGGGCTGGAACAGGTTGAGCTTCCGTCAGCCGGAGA
This region of Paenibacillus sp. FSL K6-1096 genomic DNA includes:
- the hisH gene encoding imidazole glycerol phosphate synthase subunit HisH, coding for MAVAIVDYGMGNLHSVSKAVERLGYTSLVTADAAEILAADSVILPGVGAFGDAMEHLRESGMDTVVRAAAAAGQPLLGICLGMQLLFDSSEEHGEHQGLGLLPGSVVRFAPRDGYKVPHMGWNRLSFRQPESELVAGLTEGHVYFVHSYHALPAEDSDLIAVTDYGHPVTAIVGRGNVYGMQFHPEKSGELGIKLLDHFLHIKAQQA
- the hisB gene encoding imidazoleglycerol-phosphate dehydratase HisB; translation: MDNNNEQALRKAGLSRTTNETDIKLSLAVDGSGVSELETDVPFLNHMLDLFTKHGQFDLAVQARGDIDIDDHHTVEDIGICLGQALREALGDKKGIKRYASVFVPMDEALAQVVIDISNRPHFEYRAEYPSQQVGSFSTELVHEFLWKFALEARITLHVIVHYGANTHHMIEAVFKALGRALDEATQVDPRVKGVPSTKGVL